Below is a window of Stappia sp. DNA.
ACGCGCCGATCACCGTCCTCGACGAGACCGCGGCCGGCAACAGCGCGGACGAGAAGGCCCTGCGCAAGGCGATCCGCGAGGAACTGGCCGGGCGGATGCTGCTGTTCGGCGCGTCGAATTTGATCGTGGCCGAGGAGTTCGACCATAGTATCGTGATGGACCAGGGGCGGATCGTCTCGGACCGGCACGACACGGAGGGACGCGGCGCGAAGTGACCGCGACGCGGACAACCATGGACATCGGCGCGGTCCGCGGACCGCCCGGCACGGGCCCCGACGAGGGGTCGAGGCGGATGTAGGGAAAGCAAGGCCGGCCATGCGCGGCATCGGCGGGCCGAAGGAGGACATGTGACCCTTGAAGCGGAAGTCGATGCGCTGCGGAAGGTACCTCTGTTTCGCGGGATCGACGCCACCAAACTGAGGCTGCTGGCCTTCATCTCCGACCGCACGCATTTCGCCGCCGGAGAGGAATTGTGCCGCCAGGGGGAGGACGGGGATTCCGCCTTCATCATCCTGGACGGCGAGGCCGACGTGCGCGTGCGCACGTCCGACGGCGAGAAGACCGTGGCACGGCTCGAGCAATATGCGATCGTCGGCGAGATCGCCATCCTGTGCGACGTGCCGCGCACCGCCACGGTGGTCGCCGCCACGGAAATGGACGTGCTGACGGTGTCGAAGGACGATTTCCTGCGTCTCTTGAAGGAATTTCCCGATATGTCGCTTGAAGTCATGCGCACGCTCGCGCAACGTCTGGAGCGCACGACCCAGGATCTGGCCGCGCAAAAGGCATCCGGCACGGCGGCGTGAGGCGAAGTATCGGTGTGAGCAGTTCTCCTTCCCTGTCGATGAAGCTATGGGGTGTGCGCGGCTCGACGCCCACCCCGGGGCAGACGACGCTGCGCTATGGCGGCGAGACCACCTGTTTCGAGGTGCGCGCCGGCGACGACGCGATCCTGATCGATTGCGGCTCGGGCGCGCGCAATCTCGGCGTCGCGCTGCATGCCGCGCCGCCGCGCGCGCTGGACCTGTTCTTCACCCACACTCATCTGGATCACATCTGCGGGCTGCCGTTCTTTTCCCCCGCCTATGACGACCGTTTCGAGATCACGGCCTGGGCCGGCCATTTTCCCGACCGCGCCGGTCTCGTCGACATCATCTGCCGCATCATGTCGCCGCCGATCTTTCCGGTCGCCGCCAACAAGCTGCGCGCCGTGTCGTTCCGCAATTTCCGCGCCGGCGACACCGTGGCGCGCGACGGGCCGATTACGCTGCGCAGCGTGGCGCTGAACCATCCCGGCGGCGCCACCGGCTACCGGCTGGAGCACGGCGGAAAGTCGATCTGCATCATCACCGACCACGAACACGGCGACCCGGAGGTGGACCGCGCGGTCCGGCGCTTCGTTCAGGACGCCGACGTGATGATCTACGACGCGATGTACACCGACGCGGAGTATCCGCGCTTCGTCGGCTGGGGGCATTCGACCTGGGAGAAGGGCGTGGAACTGGCGCTCGAGGCCGGGGTGCGCCAGCCGGTGCTGTTCCACCACGACCCCAGGCGCAGCGATGACGAGCTCGACGCCATCGGCGAGGCGGCGGCGGCGCGTCATCCGGGCGTTCTGGTGGCGCGCGAAGGCATGGTGCTGACCCCGTAGCCCCGATCACCGGAGACCGACGCAACGGTGACTTGCCGGTGAACGCCGGAAACCGGCAAGATCCGGACCGGGACGGAAGCGGCGCGGCGCGCGCCGCGCAAGGAGCGCCGCATGATCCCGGACGCCGGCAATCAGGACGACACAGGCCCCGGACACGGAAGCGAAACCGTGCGCGAAACCGTGCCTGAAGCGGTGCAGGGCGCGTCGGCGCTCGCGCCGGCGGCGGGTCCATATACGGCGCGCGGCGGCGGGCTGCGTCGGGTCTTTCGCGATATCCTGCGCGGCGGACCGGACGAGACCGGCATTCCGGCGCGCGTGCGGGCCGAGATCCGCCAGCGCGAGGCGCGCGCCGAACGGCTGATCGGCTGGGCGCAGTTCGCCATGGTCAGCTTTTTCGCGGGTCTCTATTCGCTGGCGCCCAGGGCCGAGGGCGGCGACGGCTTCAACTTCGTGCCGCTGGCGCTCGCTGCCTATCTGCTGTTCACGCTGCTGCGCGTCGCGCTCGCCTATCGGGTCGAACTGCCCGAATGGTATCTGATCGTCTCGATCGTCGTCGACGTGGCGCTGCTGTGCGGACTGATCTTTTCCTTCCATATCCAATACGCGCAGCCGCCGACCTTCTATCTGAAGGCGCCGACGCTGATGTATCTGTTCATCTTCATCGCCTTGCGCGCGCTGCGCTTCGATCCCCGCTTCGTGCTGATCACCGGCCTGCTCGGCGCGCTCGGCTGGGCGGCGCTGGTCGGCTATGCCGTGACCGCCGACATGGGCGAGATGCGCATCACCCGAAACTACGTCGAGTATCTGACGTCAAACGCGATCCTGATTGGCGCCGAACTCGACAAGACCATCGTCATCCTGGGCGTCACGCTGGTGTTGTCGGCCGCGCTCTACCGGGCCCGCGACGTGCTCGTGCATGCGGTGCGCGACCACGCGGCCGCCGAGGATCTCAAGCGCTTCTTCGCGCCCGAGGTGGCGACCTCGATCACCGGAGCGGACGAGGCGGTCACCGCCGGGCGCGGGGAGATCCGCGAGGCGGCGATCCTGTTCATCGATATTCGCGGCTTCACGGGCACGGCGGCCGGCCTGCCGCCGGAAACGGTGATGCGGGTGCTGGCTTGCTATCAGGAGGGCATGATGGCGGTGATCGCGCGCCACGGCGGGCGGGTCGACAAGTTCCTGGGCGATGGCATTCTCGCCACCTTCGGCGCGGTGGAGGCGAGCGCCACGGCGGCCGCCGACGCGCTGCGCGCGGCGCAGGCGTTGCCGCGGGCGGCCGCCGATCTCGCCGCGCCGGTGGCGGCCTGCGGCTGGCCGCGTGCGTTGCGCATCGGCGCGGCGGTCGCCTTCGGCCCGGTGACGGTCGGGGTGATCGGCGCCGCCAGCCGGCTGGAGTTCACGGTGATCGGCGATGCGGTCAACCGCGCGGCCAAGCTGGAGGAGGCCAACAAGCAGCAGGGCTCGCAGGTGCTGACCGACCGCGCGAGCCTCGAGGCGGCCCGCGCGCAAGGCTTCGCCGGCGCGCCGCGCGAGATACGCGATGCCTGCGCCGTTTCGGGGCTGGGCCAGCCGGTCGACCTGGTGGTGCTCGCCTGAGCGGCCTTGACCCCCGGCATGCTTCCTGCCACCTGTGTGTCGCGCCGCGACCGTGCGTCGGTAACGGTTGCAAGGACAACTACTTGGGGAGTTCCAATGAAGCTCGGGGAAGGTGTATCGGCGGTCGTGACTGGCGGCGCGTCGGGGCTCGGTGCGGCGACCGCCCGCCGGCTGGCGAAGGCGGGCGTCAAGGTCACGCTGTTCGACATGAACGTGGAGGCCGGCGAGGCCGTCGCGAAGGAGATCGGCGGGGCGTTCGTCGCCGTCGACGTCACCAGCGACGACAGTGTCGCGAAGGGCTTTGCCGCGGCGCGCGAGCGCTTCGGCGTGGAGCGCATCCTGGTCAATTGCGCCGGCATCGCCCCGGCCGCCAAGACGACGTCGCGCGGCGAACCGCATCCGATGGACCTGTTCGAGAAGGTGATCGCCGTCAATCTCGTCGGCACCTTCCGCTGCATCGCGCATTCCTCCACCGCCATGTCGGCGCTCGAGCCGCTCACCGGCGACGGCGAGCGCGGCGTGATCGTCTCGACCGCCTCGATCGCCGCCTTCGACGGGCAGGTCGGCCAGGTCGCCTATGCCGCGTCCAAGGGCGGGGTCGCCTCCGCGACGCTGCCGATCGCCCGCGATCTGTCGAAGAGCGGCATTCGCGTGATGACCATCGCGCCGGGCCTCTTCGAGACGCCGATGCTGCTCGGCCTGCCGCAGGAGGTGCAGGACTCGCTCGGCCAGCAGGTGCCGTTCCCCTCCCGCCTCGGCAAGCCGGACGAATACGCCGATCTCGTCGCCGCGATCTGCGAAAACCCGATGCTGAACGGCGAGACCATCCGTCTCGACGGCGCGATCCGCATGGCGCCGCGCTGAGGCGGCAGCCGGGGCTCTCCGGGCCTTCGATGCAATTGTGAAAATGTGGCCCGGCGTCCTGTGCGCCGGGCCATTCTTTTTGCTTGTGCGACGCGCGGCGCGGGCTTACGGGAAACGACAGCACATCCTCTTGGACATTTCGGAAAAGACGCGCGTGGAACAAAGTTGTCGTCCGGCCCCGGCCGGAGCGGGGGCGCCGCTGCGTGCGTCCGATCGTTTGCCCGTGCTCGACGCGCTGCGCGGCTTCGCCGCGCTCGGGATCCTGTGGCGCAACATCTTCGTCTTCGGCATGCCGTCGGTCGCCTTTTCGCTGCCGGTGGAATGGGGCACGGCGGTCGGCGCCAATGTGGCGACCTGGTTGTTCGTCGCCGGTTTCGTCGACGGCACCATGCGCGGCCTGTTCTCCCTGCTGTTCGGCGCAAGCGCCCTGCTGCTGCTCGACAAATATGCGCTGAGACCCGACGGGCTCGCCGCCGCCGATCTCTACTTCCGGCGCCTCGCCGGTCTGATCGCGCTGGGCGTCATACACGGCTATCTGCTGCTGTGGCCCAACGACATTCTCTTCGTCTATGGCGTCGTGGGGATGTTCCTCTTTCTGCTGCGGTCCGTTTCGGCACGCGGACTTCTGGTGCTGGCCCTCGTTCTCTTGTCGGTCTCCACGCTCAAGGACGGACTGGGCTGGGGGCTGGAGGGCGATCCTTTCGACGCGGTCGGGATCGCCGGGGGCGACGTCCCCGATCCGGCGTTCGATCTTGGGGAAGAAGAAGCGGCGCAGGGTGCGGTCGCGGAACAGGCGAGCGGCGGCGGTGCACCGGCAGACGGCGCCGTTTCCGAGGAGGAGGCCTTCTACGCCGACGTGGAGTTGCAGGCCATGGCGGAGATCGACGAGCGGCTTCAGTCCTATTCGGGTCTGCTGGCGACCATCGCGCCGCTGACCTTCGAGGAACAGACGCGGCGGCTGGTGGCCGATCATCTGCTCGACGTCGGCGCGATGATGGTGCTCGGCATGGCGCTCTATCGCCTCGGCGGGCTGTCCGGGCGCTGGTCGTGGCGCGTTTACGCGGCGATGGCGGTCGTCGGGCTGAGCGTCGGCGGGACGCTCGGGATGATCGTCAACGCCCCCAGCGTGCTCGTCGCCTGGTCGCCCTACGATCCGGGGGAGGCGATCGGCTACTTCTACAATCCGCGCCGGGTGAGCCTGTGTCTGGGGCTGGTGGGCGCCTTTCACCTTCTGGCGCGGATACGCGCGGCCCGCTGGCTGCTCGCGCCGCTGCAGGCGGCCGGACGCGTCGCGCTGACGATCTACGTCAGCCAGTCGGTGCTCTGCGCGCTGCTGTTCTACGGTCCGGGGCTCGGTCTCTTCGGCGAGTTCGAGCATGTGACGGTGTTGCAGATCGCCTTCGGGCTGAACGCCCTGCAGCTCCTGCTCGCCTGGGCCTGGGTGCGGTCGGGGCGTCAGGGCCCGCTGGAAGCCCTGATCCGCCGTGTCGCGGGCGACACGCGCCCGGCCGCGTGACCGCCGCCGGGGCCGGGTCTCGGCACGGGGACGCTTGCGCCGTGGCGTCAGCGCTCTACTCTGGAAGGAATGATAAGGCGCGACCCACGGGACAATCGGACAGGCGGCGGGACACGTGATCGGCTGTGCGCCGCCGCGCGCGCCATGGGGGCGGGTCTTCTGGCCGCCGGTGTTGCGTTGGGGGCTGCGCCCGCGCAGGCCTGCCAGCTTGCGCTCGTCCTGGCGCTCGATGTGTCCTCCAGCGTCGATGCGCGCGAGTACCGCTTCCAGATGCGCGGCCTCGGCACCGCCTTTCGCGATCCCGAGGTCATCGAGGCGATCCAGGTCAACGGCGGCATGATGGCCACCGCCTTCGAGTGGAGCGGGCGCGACAAGCAGGTCGCCGTGGCCGGCTGGACCTGGCTCGAGACGGACGCGGCGATCCTGGCCTTTGCCGACCGCCTGTCGGGGGCCCCGCGCAGCCATTCGCGATTTCCCACCGCGCTCGGCTATGCGCTGGGCCATGCGGCCACGCGCTTCTCCCGCCTGCCGCGCCCCTGCGCGCGTCAGGTGGTCGACGTGTCCGGCGACGGCGTGAACAACGAGGGCTTTCCGCCGGCCAGCGCCTATCGGGCCTTCGATTTCACGCGCATCACGGTCAACGGGCTGGTGATCGCCGGCGCCGATCCGGACCCGGTCGCCTATTACCGCGAGGACGTGATCCGGGGTCCCGACGCCTTTCTCGAGGTGGCAAGCGGCTTCGACGACTACGCGAACGCCATGAAGCGCAAGCTGCTGCGGGAGATTCGCGGCAACGCCTTCGCCGGAAGAGACGAGGGCGGGGAGGCGCCGCGCGCCTCAGCGGCAATCGCGGCGCGATGAGGCGCCGTAGAGACCGCCGTGCCCCGATCCGGTGACGGTTCCGCTCGAGCGGCAGCGTTCCTGGTCGGACAGGGGGAGCGGCTGGCCGGCGAGGCACGCGGCATAAGCGGCGTCGAAGGCGCGTTGCCAGGCCGACAGATCCGGGCGATCCAGCTGGTCGAGGGCGGCGAGCCCGCCGCCGAGCCGGGCTCCGCGCCGCGCGCCGCGCACGCTCCAGCCGCCGGGAGACGAGCCCGGTCCCGCCAGCGCGCCGACAATGGCCCCCTCGACCGCCGCGCCCGCCACGTCCTCGCCCGTCGGATGGCCGGAGACCGAGCGATCCGCATGGGCCGCCGCCTGAAGGGCGCAAAGCTCCGGGTCGGGGCCGGAGTCCGCCCGCGCGTCGGTTGAAAGGCTGGAGATTGTGAATGCGACCGTGAGTGCGACGGCGAGGCCGAGCGCAAGCCGCACGGGCCCGCGCCCTCCCGTCCGGCCCCGCCCTCGCGTCGCAGGTCGGGGCTCGCCGGGTCCGGGGGTGTCGCCTGAGATGCCCTGCTGCATCGCCCGCTCCTCGTTGCCGGTGGCCATTCCGGCCATGCTGGCCGATGTCCCTGTGGTCGCGTGTCCGCCAGTCTGGCGCATCCAGTCTAGCGCATCGCCCGCGCGGGATCAGCTTCGCGCGCATTCTCCGGACGCGCGCTCGGCCTCTTGAAAACTCCGGAGAGACTATTCGGAATTCCCTTTGCGCGTGCTTAACTCGGCTGTCCACGCATGGCGGGGCTTCACAGGGGAATTATTTTAGTCTTAAAATAATTCCAGCCGCCAAAGAGCGGGGCGTCGTCAGCGTCGCGACGACCAATGACACCAGACCATCCGAAGGGGCGCGCCGGGCCGGTGGGCGGCACGCGGGCTCTTGAGAGGGGAGAGAGCAATGAAACGCATCCTTACCGCGGCCGTCGCCGCGGCCGCCCTTGGCTTGTCGGGCGCGGCCGCGCAGGCCGAAAGCCTCAAGATCGGCTTCCTCGCGACCCTGTCCGGACCGCCGGCCGTGTTGGGTCAGCACATGCGCGACGGCTTCCTGCTCGGCGTCAAGCAGGCGGGCGGCAAGCTCGGCGGCCTCGACACCGAGGTGATCGTGGTCGACGACGAACTCAAGCCCGATGCGGCGCTGACCAAGGTGCGCGGCCTGCTGGAGCGCGATCAGGTCGACATGATGGCCGGCGTCGTCTTCTCCAACGTCATGATGGCGGTCTACAAGCCGGTGATCGAGAGCGAGACGATCTTCATCGGCGGCAACGCCGGGCCGTCGCCGATCGCGGGCCGGGCCTGTTCGCCCTATTTCTTCACCACCTCCTATCAGAACGACCAGAACCACGAGGCGATGGGCAAATACGCCCAGGACCAGGGCTATCAGCGCGTCTTCATCATGGCCCCGAACTATCAGGCCGGTAAGGATTCGCTCGCCGGCTTCAAGCGGCACTTCAAGGGCGAGATCGTCGACGAGGTCTACACCAAGCTCGGCCAGCTCGACTTTTCCTCCGAACTGACGCGGATCGCGGCGGAAAAGCCCGATGCGGTCTTCGCCTTCATGCCGGGCGGCATGGGCGTGAACCTGGTGAAGCAGTACCGTCAGGCGGGCCTCGCCGACAGCACGCCCTTCCTCTCCGCCTTCACCGTGGATGAGACGACGCTGCCCGCGACCCAGGACGCGGCCCTTGGCCTCGTGTCGGGCGCGCAGTGGGCGCCCGATCTCGACAACGCCGCCAACAAGGCCTTCGTCGAGGCCTTCGAGGCCGAATACGGCTATGCGCCGGCGGTCTATGCGGCACAGGGGTATGACGCGGCCCGCCTGATCGACGCGGCCCTGAAGAAAGCCGGTGGCAAGGACGACAAGGACGCGCTGCTCGCGGCCTTCAAGGAAGCGCCCTTCGACAGCGTGCGCGGCGACTTCTCCTTCAACACCAACAACTTCCCCATCCAGGACGTCTATGTCGTGGAAGCGGTGAAGCGCGAGGACGGCACCTTTGTCACCAACACGGTCGCGAAGGTGTTCGAGGACAAGATCGACGCCTATGTCGACGAGTGCCGGATGAACTGATCCGCCTGTCCGGCCCGGGCCTCGCGTCCGGGCCGGCGTGCGTTCCCACGTCCTTCCAACCCGCATCTTCACGCAACCGACGAGGCCGGCCCGTTGAGCGTCACCCTGTTTGCCGTGCAGACCCTCAACGGGTTGCAACTCGGCATCCTCCTGTTTCTGATCGCCGCCGGCCTGACGCTGGTCTTCGGCGTGATGGATTTCATCAATTTGGCGCATGGCGTGCAGTACATGCTCGGCGCCTATCTCGCGGTCGCGGCCTATGCGGTGACCGGCACCTTCTGGGGCGCGCTGGTGATCGCGCTCGTCGGCGCGCTCCTCGTCGGTCTGGCGCTGGAGATGCTGATCTTCCGTCACCTCTACGACCGCGATCATCTCGATCAGGTGCTGGCGACCTTCGGCATCATCCTGTTCCTGAACGAGGCGGTGAAGGTGATCTGGGGCGCGGCCCCGCTCACCCTGCCGATGCCGGAGCTGCTGTCGGGCTCCATCGTGCTGATGGACGGGCTGCTCTATCCCGTCTACCGCATCGCCCTGATCGTGGCCGGGCT
It encodes the following:
- a CDS encoding adenylate/guanylate cyclase domain-containing protein — its product is MIPDAGNQDDTGPGHGSETVRETVPEAVQGASALAPAAGPYTARGGGLRRVFRDILRGGPDETGIPARVRAEIRQREARAERLIGWAQFAMVSFFAGLYSLAPRAEGGDGFNFVPLALAAYLLFTLLRVALAYRVELPEWYLIVSIVVDVALLCGLIFSFHIQYAQPPTFYLKAPTLMYLFIFIALRALRFDPRFVLITGLLGALGWAALVGYAVTADMGEMRITRNYVEYLTSNAILIGAELDKTIVILGVTLVLSAALYRARDVLVHAVRDHAAAEDLKRFFAPEVATSITGADEAVTAGRGEIREAAILFIDIRGFTGTAAGLPPETVMRVLACYQEGMMAVIARHGGRVDKFLGDGILATFGAVEASATAAADALRAAQALPRAAADLAAPVAACGWPRALRIGAAVAFGPVTVGVIGAASRLEFTVIGDAVNRAAKLEEANKQQGSQVLTDRASLEAARAQGFAGAPREIRDACAVSGLGQPVDLVVLA
- a CDS encoding DUF1194 domain-containing protein, giving the protein MGAGLLAAGVALGAAPAQACQLALVLALDVSSSVDAREYRFQMRGLGTAFRDPEVIEAIQVNGGMMATAFEWSGRDKQVAVAGWTWLETDAAILAFADRLSGAPRSHSRFPTALGYALGHAATRFSRLPRPCARQVVDVSGDGVNNEGFPPASAYRAFDFTRITVNGLVIAGADPDPVAYYREDVIRGPDAFLEVASGFDDYANAMKRKLLREIRGNAFAGRDEGGEAPRASAAIAAR
- a CDS encoding ABC transporter substrate-binding protein, with the protein product MKRILTAAVAAAALGLSGAAAQAESLKIGFLATLSGPPAVLGQHMRDGFLLGVKQAGGKLGGLDTEVIVVDDELKPDAALTKVRGLLERDQVDMMAGVVFSNVMMAVYKPVIESETIFIGGNAGPSPIAGRACSPYFFTTSYQNDQNHEAMGKYAQDQGYQRVFIMAPNYQAGKDSLAGFKRHFKGEIVDEVYTKLGQLDFSSELTRIAAEKPDAVFAFMPGGMGVNLVKQYRQAGLADSTPFLSAFTVDETTLPATQDAALGLVSGAQWAPDLDNAANKAFVEAFEAEYGYAPAVYAAQGYDAARLIDAALKKAGGKDDKDALLAAFKEAPFDSVRGDFSFNTNNFPIQDVYVVEAVKREDGTFVTNTVAKVFEDKIDAYVDECRMN
- a CDS encoding cyclic nucleotide-binding domain-containing protein translates to MTLEAEVDALRKVPLFRGIDATKLRLLAFISDRTHFAAGEELCRQGEDGDSAFIILDGEADVRVRTSDGEKTVARLEQYAIVGEIAILCDVPRTATVVAATEMDVLTVSKDDFLRLLKEFPDMSLEVMRTLAQRLERTTQDLAAQKASGTAA
- a CDS encoding MBL fold metallo-hydrolase, whose translation is MSSSPSLSMKLWGVRGSTPTPGQTTLRYGGETTCFEVRAGDDAILIDCGSGARNLGVALHAAPPRALDLFFTHTHLDHICGLPFFSPAYDDRFEITAWAGHFPDRAGLVDIICRIMSPPIFPVAANKLRAVSFRNFRAGDTVARDGPITLRSVALNHPGGATGYRLEHGGKSICIITDHEHGDPEVDRAVRRFVQDADVMIYDAMYTDAEYPRFVGWGHSTWEKGVELALEAGVRQPVLFHHDPRRSDDELDAIGEAAAARHPGVLVAREGMVLTP
- a CDS encoding 3-hydroxyacyl-CoA dehydrogenase, encoding MKLGEGVSAVVTGGASGLGAATARRLAKAGVKVTLFDMNVEAGEAVAKEIGGAFVAVDVTSDDSVAKGFAAARERFGVERILVNCAGIAPAAKTTSRGEPHPMDLFEKVIAVNLVGTFRCIAHSSTAMSALEPLTGDGERGVIVSTASIAAFDGQVGQVAYAASKGGVASATLPIARDLSKSGIRVMTIAPGLFETPMLLGLPQEVQDSLGQQVPFPSRLGKPDEYADLVAAICENPMLNGETIRLDGAIRMAPR
- a CDS encoding DUF418 domain-containing protein, translated to MLDALRGFAALGILWRNIFVFGMPSVAFSLPVEWGTAVGANVATWLFVAGFVDGTMRGLFSLLFGASALLLLDKYALRPDGLAAADLYFRRLAGLIALGVIHGYLLLWPNDILFVYGVVGMFLFLLRSVSARGLLVLALVLLSVSTLKDGLGWGLEGDPFDAVGIAGGDVPDPAFDLGEEEAAQGAVAEQASGGGAPADGAVSEEEAFYADVELQAMAEIDERLQSYSGLLATIAPLTFEEQTRRLVADHLLDVGAMMVLGMALYRLGGLSGRWSWRVYAAMAVVGLSVGGTLGMIVNAPSVLVAWSPYDPGEAIGYFYNPRRVSLCLGLVGAFHLLARIRAARWLLAPLQAAGRVALTIYVSQSVLCALLFYGPGLGLFGEFEHVTVLQIAFGLNALQLLLAWAWVRSGRQGPLEALIRRVAGDTRPAA